In Leptospira harrisiae, a genomic segment contains:
- a CDS encoding molecular chaperone DnaJ: MVQRVETRKSKQILHDVIFELQNVSESMLWFLSYDRLSELLEIRKEECLRKVYQFKAAKPQMTLSGGFHEVDGDLLIDFLAWSLELDEVAEEFLKGGIFFSERPLYELRESYKSLIQKTIANHKLDRELLLLLTAATVDYDDAVDSYLMDKFEIDFFVRRSIHQFLEKFEIHPEYGAEEFLYEYLKSLIPTKILNFRDITREFRDRTYYELYGKFRETKKKKKKIVKTVSTELKDLLAFFDLEPGASITDVKKKFKELLKKYHPDINKKGEEMTKRIILKYNRLVELLGT, translated from the coding sequence ATGGTCCAAAGAGTAGAAACGAGAAAGTCCAAACAAATTCTGCATGATGTGATCTTCGAACTCCAGAACGTTTCTGAGTCTATGTTGTGGTTTTTGTCGTACGACCGACTTTCTGAACTTTTAGAAATCAGAAAGGAAGAATGCCTTCGCAAAGTTTATCAGTTCAAAGCCGCAAAACCACAAATGACACTTTCCGGTGGATTTCATGAAGTGGATGGGGATCTCCTCATTGATTTTCTTGCCTGGAGTTTGGAATTAGATGAAGTCGCAGAAGAGTTCCTAAAAGGTGGGATTTTTTTTAGTGAACGTCCGTTATATGAACTTCGCGAATCTTATAAATCACTCATTCAAAAAACAATCGCCAATCATAAATTAGACCGAGAACTTTTATTACTTCTGACTGCTGCCACTGTGGATTACGATGATGCTGTTGATTCTTATCTGATGGACAAATTCGAAATTGATTTTTTTGTCAGACGTTCCATCCATCAATTTTTAGAAAAATTCGAAATCCATCCAGAGTACGGAGCCGAAGAGTTTTTATATGAATATTTAAAAAGTCTAATCCCCACTAAAATTCTCAACTTCAGAGATATCACTCGTGAATTTAGAGATAGAACCTATTACGAGTTATACGGTAAATTTCGAGAGACAAAAAAGAAAAAAAAGAAAATCGTCAAAACAGTTTCAACCGAACTCAAAGATTTATTAGCTTTTTTTGATTTAGAACCAGGCGCAAGTATCACCGACGTAAAAAAGAAATTTAAAGAACTCTTAAAAAAATACCATCCGGATATCAATAAAAAAGGGGAAGAGATGACCAAACGAATTATTTTAAAATACAATCGCCTGGTCGAATTATTAGGAACCTAA
- a CDS encoding SanA/YdcF family protein, translating to MILVLGFLSFVALAMNLRFWYVYQTSIHSDQPTEIPEAEVAIVPGAAVYGKTPSPILMDRLACGLDLYNKGRVKKILLSGDNGKSDYNELRPMLEFMLNHKVKPEDIFVDHAGFRTLDTLIRAKEVFLVKKAIFVSQSFFLPRAIYLGSELELELYGYECNLRTYKKETYYSFREFSARVLAWWDIQWDTPPKYLGKPYPIDGSGVSTWKGSIPISSPK from the coding sequence ATGATTCTTGTTTTGGGATTCTTGAGTTTTGTCGCATTGGCAATGAATTTACGATTTTGGTATGTATACCAAACTTCCATTCATTCCGACCAACCGACGGAAATCCCTGAAGCAGAAGTGGCTATCGTTCCTGGTGCGGCAGTCTACGGAAAAACTCCTTCTCCCATTCTTATGGATCGTTTGGCTTGTGGATTGGATTTGTACAACAAAGGACGCGTGAAAAAAATATTACTCTCTGGGGATAATGGTAAGTCGGATTATAACGAACTCAGGCCTATGTTAGAATTTATGTTGAACCACAAAGTAAAACCAGAAGATATTTTTGTGGATCATGCTGGGTTTCGAACCCTCGACACTCTCATCCGTGCGAAGGAAGTTTTTCTGGTAAAAAAAGCAATTTTTGTGAGCCAATCTTTCTTTTTACCAAGAGCGATTTATTTAGGAAGCGAGTTAGAACTAGAGTTATACGGTTATGAATGTAATTTAAGAACATATAAAAAAGAAACCTATTATTCTTTTCGAGAGTTTTCTGCTAGGGTTCTTGCTTGGTGGGATATCCAGTGGGACACTCCACCTAAATATTTAGGGAAACCGTATCCTATTGATGGAAGTGGTGTTTCTACTTGGAAAGGTTCGATTCCTATTTCTTCACCTAAATGA
- a CDS encoding M23 family metallopeptidase: MKKKIKEITSVFSQDNPKIKKQIDKVKEKGHQRMTILVIPHGYDSSFHFQISHFTILFFLGLTVGLLSLAIFGIVGSSSTQTQINQLSKIYGTYFDTYITHANQLEEMKEEYSKLNESMLELFTLIDGQDDELLKIPAEDLIETAAIESLQKEEKEDKQLDVGRKYLSEIYDLRQLKHRMDNYQRLVEANYQFLYQRSDILSRSPLFNPMYSYNLTSPFGMRKSPTTGYWEYHDGLDMANATGTPIYASAPGRVVRVTYSNVGYGHHVIIQHDFGFSTLYGHCSRIYVRNGQEVKAGEQIAEVGATGNVTGPHLHYEIFISEEGKTDPEQYMQAGVY; the protein is encoded by the coding sequence ATGAAGAAAAAAATAAAAGAGATTACGTCTGTTTTTTCACAGGACAATCCGAAAATCAAGAAACAGATTGATAAGGTGAAAGAAAAAGGTCACCAACGGATGACCATTCTTGTCATTCCTCACGGATACGATAGTTCTTTCCACTTCCAAATTTCTCATTTTACCATTCTATTTTTTTTAGGCCTAACGGTAGGACTACTCAGTCTTGCGATCTTTGGGATTGTTGGCTCTAGTTCTACCCAAACACAAATCAATCAACTCTCAAAAATTTACGGAACATACTTTGATACGTACATCACTCATGCCAATCAATTGGAAGAGATGAAAGAAGAGTATTCCAAACTAAACGAAAGTATGTTGGAACTCTTTACTCTGATCGATGGACAAGATGATGAACTGCTAAAAATTCCTGCTGAAGATTTAATTGAAACGGCAGCCATCGAATCTCTGCAAAAAGAAGAAAAAGAAGACAAACAACTGGATGTAGGACGTAAGTATTTAAGCGAAATCTATGACCTCCGTCAATTGAAACATAGAATGGACAATTACCAACGATTGGTGGAAGCTAATTATCAATTTTTATACCAACGTTCCGATATTTTATCTAGATCTCCTCTATTTAATCCCATGTATTCTTACAATTTAACCTCTCCATTTGGAATGAGAAAATCACCTACCACTGGTTATTGGGAATACCATGATGGTTTGGATATGGCAAATGCCACAGGAACACCCATTTATGCTTCCGCACCGGGACGTGTGGTCCGTGTGACTTACTCCAATGTGGGATATGGACATCACGTCATCATCCAACATGACTTCGGCTTTAGTACGTTATACGGACATTGTTCGAGAATTTACGTAAGGAATGGACAGGAAGTCAAAGCCGGAGAACAAATTGCCGAAGTGGGTGCCACAGGTAACGTCACTGGCCCTCACTTACATTACGAAATTTTTATCTCTGAAGAAGGAAAAACAGATCCAGAACAATACATGCAAGCAGGAGTTTACTGA
- the ligA gene encoding NAD-dependent DNA ligase LigA → MPKKENPTKRIAELRKEIQKHNDLYYKKNTPKISDKEFDLLVKELQSLEKANPDLVVASSPTLQVGSDLSPQFSKFKHKVPVLSLENTYNETELSEWLEKTGIDELYSLEWKIDGASILLYYENGKLTNCVTRGSGGIGDIVTENVKTIESIPHTLSTPLTISVRGEIFMTFADFEEFNEEYGGKFANPRNLAAGSIKQKDPQDVAKRPLRIYVYDVYFSSSRKGINKHKDIITLLKKEKFPLAPDSKIITGKTLLKEIESFKKKKDKMPFPVDGLVIKLDDLNLRENLGETSQSPRWARAFKFDALLKETTIEEIDFAIGRTGKITPRAKVTPISLAGTTVTYATLHNQDYIDQLGAGIGAKVLISKRGEIIPAVEKVTVPPKLVFVLPKECPACKTKLTKVDDSVDFFCTNRNCPERKLNQLIFFCSKKQMNIEGLGEKQIQIFFEKGWVKDIPDLYTLNKYKDTILELDGFGDKSVKIIFDAIEKSKEKDFRFTLPSIGLNEVGPKVTEILIEHGFDSWEKLVILAKSKNAEEELTSIHGIGPRTIDALLTHLKDKETLKLVNTLIKLGLKFQADETEKSNIQPFVGQSWCVTGSFENFQPRDVAMDLITKHGGKKVSGVSSKTTHLLYGPGAGSKLEKATELGVTLVSETEFLNLLKKEGIPLP, encoded by the coding sequence TTGCCTAAGAAAGAGAATCCTACCAAACGAATCGCAGAACTTCGAAAAGAGATTCAAAAACATAACGATCTCTATTATAAAAAAAATACTCCTAAAATTTCAGACAAAGAGTTTGATCTTTTAGTTAAAGAGTTACAATCTCTCGAAAAAGCTAACCCAGACTTAGTGGTTGCCTCTTCTCCTACATTACAAGTAGGATCTGACCTCTCACCTCAATTTAGTAAATTCAAACACAAAGTTCCTGTTTTATCCTTAGAGAACACTTATAATGAAACTGAACTCTCGGAATGGTTGGAAAAAACCGGTATCGATGAACTTTATTCCTTAGAATGGAAAATTGATGGCGCCTCCATCTTGTTATACTATGAAAATGGAAAACTCACAAACTGCGTTACTAGAGGTTCAGGTGGAATCGGTGACATTGTTACCGAAAATGTCAAAACCATTGAATCCATTCCTCATACACTTTCCACACCACTAACCATTTCCGTCCGAGGGGAAATTTTTATGACCTTCGCCGATTTTGAAGAATTTAATGAAGAATATGGGGGAAAATTTGCAAACCCAAGGAATTTAGCGGCAGGTTCTATCAAACAAAAAGATCCGCAAGACGTCGCCAAACGACCGTTACGAATTTATGTATATGATGTATATTTTTCTTCTTCGAGAAAAGGAATTAACAAACACAAAGACATCATCACTTTATTAAAAAAAGAAAAGTTTCCTCTGGCTCCTGATTCCAAAATCATCACCGGAAAAACTCTCCTCAAAGAAATTGAATCCTTCAAAAAGAAAAAAGATAAAATGCCATTCCCTGTGGATGGACTTGTCATCAAATTAGATGACCTCAACCTTCGTGAAAATTTAGGGGAAACAAGCCAGTCCCCTCGTTGGGCTCGCGCCTTCAAGTTTGATGCCTTACTCAAAGAAACCACCATCGAAGAAATTGATTTTGCCATTGGCCGAACAGGAAAAATCACACCTCGAGCGAAGGTCACACCAATTTCCCTGGCAGGAACTACTGTCACATACGCCACCTTACACAACCAAGACTATATTGATCAATTGGGCGCAGGAATCGGAGCAAAAGTTCTTATCTCCAAACGAGGGGAAATCATTCCTGCCGTTGAAAAAGTAACCGTCCCTCCAAAATTAGTTTTTGTATTACCTAAAGAATGTCCTGCATGTAAAACTAAACTAACAAAAGTAGACGATTCCGTTGATTTTTTTTGCACCAATCGCAATTGCCCAGAACGCAAACTAAACCAACTCATATTCTTTTGTTCCAAAAAACAAATGAACATCGAAGGGCTCGGAGAAAAACAAATCCAAATTTTCTTTGAAAAAGGTTGGGTCAAAGACATTCCAGATTTATATACATTAAACAAATATAAAGACACCATACTCGAGTTAGATGGCTTCGGTGATAAGTCTGTAAAAATCATTTTTGATGCAATCGAAAAATCGAAAGAAAAAGATTTTCGTTTCACCTTACCTTCCATCGGACTAAACGAAGTTGGTCCCAAAGTCACAGAAATTCTAATCGAACATGGATTTGATTCTTGGGAAAAACTAGTTATCCTAGCCAAATCTAAAAACGCAGAAGAGGAACTAACTTCCATTCACGGTATTGGCCCAAGAACCATTGATGCCTTACTCACTCACCTAAAAGACAAAGAAACTCTTAAGCTCGTCAACACTCTGATCAAACTTGGACTCAAATTCCAAGCCGACGAAACCGAAAAAAGCAACATACAACCGTTTGTTGGGCAAAGTTGGTGTGTGACCGGAAGTTTCGAAAACTTCCAACCTCGTGATGTCGCAATGGATCTCATCACAAAACACGGTGGTAAAAAAGTTTCTGGTGTCTCTTCCAAAACTACTCACCTTCTCTATGGCCCTGGTGCCGGCTCCAAACTAGAAAAAGCAACAGAACTCGGAGTGACTCTGGTATCGGAAACAGAGTTTTTAAATCTTTTGAAAAAAGAAGGAATACCGTTACCCTAA
- a CDS encoding YceI family protein, with product MKKTIVCFVFLFFGVSVFAAEVTKKNIEFYVEHTTKNVTGICNEIQMGQPNIQVSGNGYALKSPFEIKIPLLKISSGDTNRDSHIQEILGYPDTPNILVKIESVQLGKDQTYLVKGKLTIHGNTKDFVTEAIVKPEGSNSLQVDGSVVVKFSEFELENPSLLFMKAKDEIRVKYLFQIQLK from the coding sequence ATGAAAAAAACAATCGTTTGTTTTGTGTTTTTGTTTTTTGGAGTCAGTGTTTTTGCAGCAGAAGTGACAAAAAAGAATATAGAGTTTTATGTTGAACATACTACAAAGAATGTAACGGGCATTTGTAATGAAATTCAAATGGGACAACCGAATATTCAGGTTTCTGGAAATGGATATGCTTTAAAGTCTCCCTTTGAAATCAAAATTCCACTTTTGAAGATTTCATCTGGAGATACAAATCGAGACTCACATATTCAGGAAATTTTAGGATATCCAGATACCCCAAACATACTTGTAAAAATTGAATCGGTACAACTAGGTAAAGACCAAACTTATTTAGTAAAAGGCAAATTAACCATTCATGGAAATACAAAAGATTTTGTGACTGAAGCTATAGTGAAACCTGAAGGTTCTAATTCTCTTCAGGTGGATGGATCCGTTGTGGTTAAGTTTTCAGAATTTGAATTAGAAAATCCTTCACTCCTTTTTATGAAAGCAAAAGATGAAATTCGGGTGAAGTATCTTTTTCAGATTCAGTTGAAATGA